The Microbacter margulisiae genomic sequence AATAGGCATTACGTTTGCTGCATTTACTTTCAGAGGAATATATTGTCTTACACCACCATATTGTTTATTTCCAACAACACGTTTTGCATATTGTACCGGAACTTTACGAGTGCCTTGAACTAATAGGATTGATAAACCAATAACGAACAATAAAGCGAGGATTTCAGCAATAAACATAACCAATCCCCCTGCAGCATCCGTTAGTCGGGAAGCAAACTCTTGGACAATAGCAGTCGGAAAACGTGCAATAATACCAATCATAATAAGGAATGAAATTCCGTTACCTATTCCTTTATCAGTAATACGCTCGCCCAACCACATAACAAACATACTACCTGCCGTTAAGATAATTACAGATGACACTTGAAACCACAATCCTTGTGGCATCGCTGCACCAGCCCTACCCAATTGAACACTTAAATTTACCAAATACGCAGGCGATTGAAACAAAAGAATTAATACCGTCAGATATCGGGTAATTTGATTCAATTTATTTCTACCACTTTCTCCCTCACGTTGCATTTTTTGGAAATAAGGAACCGCAATACCTAAAAGCTGAACTACAATTGATGCCGAAATGTACGGCATGATCCCTAAAGCAAAAACAGAAGCGTGAGAGAAAGCGCCTCCGGAAAACATATCTAGTAGTCCTAAAAGCCCACCAGAAGTTTGATTTTGCAAAGCTTCAAGATCAGCAGGATTAATTCCCGGCATTACGATATAAGAGCCAAAGCGGTATACCAACACAAATAAGATTGTGGTGATAAGCCGTTTGCGCAAATCTTCAATTTTCCAAATATTTTGGAGTGTTTCAATGAGTCTATTCATGGAAATTATAATTTTACGATGGTTCCACCTGCCGCAACAATTGCAGCTTCAGCTGTCTTGGAGAAAGCATGAGCTTCAATTTGCAAAGGAGAAGTTATCGCACCATTAGCAAGGATTTTTACTAAGTGTTTTTTGCCAATATATCCGGCTTCAATCAATTCTGATACTCCTATCTTTGTTAATTTATGCACATCAGCAATTGATTGCAAAGTTGATAAATTAATAGGTTTATATTCAACGCGATTCGCGTTTTTGAAACCAAATTTAGGCAATCGACGTTGTAAAGGCATCTGACCTCCTTCAAACCCGATTTTCTTTTTGTATCCTGAACGAGATTGTGCACCATTCAAACCACGGGTGGAAGTACCACCTAAACCGGAACCCGTTCCGCGACCAATTCTTTTTCTTGTTTTGACGGAGCCGGAAGCCGGCATTAAGCTACTTAAATCCATATTCTCAAATATATTATTCAGTTTACGATGACATTATTTTTCTACAACAACCAGATGTTTCACTTTTTCAATCATCCCTAAGATAGCAGGATTATCTTCATGTTCAACAACGGCATTTATTTTTTTCAATCCTAAAGCGGCCAAGGTCAATTTTTGACTCTTAGGGCACTTTATTTGACTTCTTACTTGTTTAATTTTTATCGTTGCCATAATCGTGTATAATTAACCTTTAAATACTCTTTCCAATGATACACCTCTATTTGTAGCA encodes the following:
- the secY gene encoding preprotein translocase subunit SecY, producing the protein MNRLIETLQNIWKIEDLRKRLITTILFVLVYRFGSYIVMPGINPADLEALQNQTSGGLLGLLDMFSGGAFSHASVFALGIMPYISASIVVQLLGIAVPYFQKMQREGESGRNKLNQITRYLTVLILLFQSPAYLVNLSVQLGRAGAAMPQGLWFQVSSVIILTAGSMFVMWLGERITDKGIGNGISFLIMIGIIARFPTAIVQEFASRLTDAAGGLVMFIAEILALLFVIGLSILLVQGTRKVPVQYAKRVVGNKQYGGVRQYIPLKVNAANVMPIIFAQAIMFIPITLVGFSHSATATGFVSAFTDNTGFWYNFVFAILIIAFTYFYTAITINPTQMAEEMKRNNGFIPGVKPGKKTAEYLDEIMSRITLPGSFFLALVAILPAFARIAGVSMAFAQFFGGTSLLILVGVVLDTLQQIESRLLMRHYDGLMKTGRILGRTGSVSAY
- the rplO gene encoding 50S ribosomal protein L15, which encodes MDLSSLMPASGSVKTRKRIGRGTGSGLGGTSTRGLNGAQSRSGYKKKIGFEGGQMPLQRRLPKFGFKNANRVEYKPINLSTLQSIADVHKLTKIGVSELIEAGYIGKKHLVKILANGAITSPLQIEAHAFSKTAEAAIVAAGGTIVKL
- the rpmD gene encoding 50S ribosomal protein L30 — its product is MATIKIKQVRSQIKCPKSQKLTLAALGLKKINAVVEHEDNPAILGMIEKVKHLVVVEK